A stretch of Anoplopoma fimbria isolate UVic2021 breed Golden Eagle Sablefish chromosome 4, Afim_UVic_2022, whole genome shotgun sequence DNA encodes these proteins:
- the LOC129090493 gene encoding protocadherin-16 yields the protein LHQFCIERDYRVCAFGFMMARMWITDLRGRGQALFVILCLFKLSSVTGQARYSVPEEQAEGSFVGNIARDLGLDLARLISGKARIITKGSRQYVDLNRDKGTLVIKERIDREELCGKTTPCSFSFEVILENPIQLYRVTVEVIDINDNSPSFPKDEISLKIVENAALGTRFSLMSADDPDVGINDIQKYMLKPSDHFKLEVQSRSHGGTLIEMVLQNPLDREKEETHTLVLIASDGGEPHRSGTVRIHITVLDANDNVPVCSQPVYKADVKENSPEGTVVTTVSANDADKGVNGEVTFSLAHVAREAKQLFEVNVKTGEIKVAGKLDFEKSKTYQLDVQASDQGGYSDTCNVIIQIIDENDNIPTIQLMSFSNSISEDSPPGTTIAVINVDDEDSDGNGVVKCSINSDMPFKIESSLTGYYTIVTDNFLDRESIPEYNVTITVSDQGSPPLTSTKHINVKVSDVNDNPPKFDQSEYSKTVPENNSPGFSVFTLSATDADWGQNARVSYFLEEKEINGAAVSSLVSVNAESGVIHAVRSFDYEQIKWFEFNVTARDAGSPPLSSVATVKIIVQDQNDNPPQVLYPVQTGGSLVAEMVPRSSDVGYLVTKVVAVDVDSGQNAWLSYRLQKATDRALFEVGLQNGEIRTIRQVTDKDAVKQRLTVIVEDNGQPSRSATVIVNVAVADSFPEVLSEFTDFTQDKEYNDNLTFYLVLALAVVSFLFITCLVVIISVKIYRWRQSRVMYHSNLPVIPYYPPRYSDTLGTGTLQHVYNYEVCRTTDSRKSDCKFGGAGSQNVLIMDPSSTGTMQRIQSERSILDEPDSPLEVDATVKWQVRAFILVFLIDATVSQIRYSVPEEMRRGSFVGNVAEDLGIDAKRLMTGGARIVSGDSSEFIRLDADKGILVVGERIDREQLCGQSAPCSLNFEMIMMNPMQLHSVVVEVLDVNDNAPVFHEKEVRVDILESALPGTEILQESATDPDVGINALHSYTLQPTTHFNIKVLSSPNGHKYAQLYLSTALDREKEEKMLLTLTALDGGEPQRSGTLKIHVTVRDTNDNAPVFTQSIFKASVQENVPKGALVVSLSATDADEGMNGRVTYHFNRMSSNVAELFHLDENSGDLTVNGLIDYEENKIYEIGVQAKDQGGQSTSTNVIIEVTDVNDNAPVITVTSFSSAIAEDSPSGTTVAIINIKDIDSGKNGKVDCSVNGNIPFAIHSSLKNYFTLVTNGVLDRERNHDYNITFTAMDEGSPPLSTNTTITLRVSDVNDNAPMFEQSYYEARVMENNAPGLSFFSVKAHDSDSGQNARVSYLLIDTQVNGNPISAYISVNAESGVIQAVRSFDYEQIKTLNIFVKGQDGGSPPLSSNTTVKINIQDQNDNPPQVLYPVQTGGSLVAEMVPRSSDVGYLVTKVVAVDVDSGQNAWLSYRLQKATDRALFEVGLQNGEIRTIRQVTDKDAVKQRLTVIVEDNGQPSRSATVIVNVAVADSFPEVLSEFTDFTQDKEYNDNLTFYLVLALAVVSFLFITCLVVIISVKIYRWRQSRVMYHSNLPVIPYYPPRYSDTLGTGTLQHVYNYEVCRTTDSRKSDCKFGGAGSQNVLIMDPSSTGTMQRIQSERSILDEPDSPLEVRPLKY from the exons CTACATCAGTTTTGCATCGAAAGGGATTACCGTGTCTGTGCCTTTGGATTCATGATGGCTCGTATGTGGATAACCGATCTCAGAGGCCGAGGACAAGCGCTGTTTGtcattctttgtctttttaagcTGAGCTCAGTGACTGGACAGGCTCGGTATTCTGTACCGGAGGAGCAGGCAGAGGGCTCTTTTGTTGGAAACATCGCTAGAGATTTAGGTTTGGATTTGGCGAGGCTCATATCAGGTAAAGCTCGTATTATTACGAAAGGAAGCCGACAGTACGTTGATTTAAACCGAGACAAAGGCACCCTTGTGATTAAAGAGCGAATCGACCGAGAAGAGCTGTGTGGAAAGACGACGCCCTGTAGCTTCAGTTTCGAGGTCATTTTAGAAAATCCAATCCAGCTTTATCGAGTAACCGTGGAGGTAATAGACATAAACGATAACAGCCCGTCCTTCCCAAAGGATGAAATCAGCTTGAAAATTGTTGAAAATGCTGCATTAGGTACTCGCTTCTCTCTGATGAGTGCAGACGACCCCGATGTAGGAATTAACGACATTCAAAAATACATGCTTAAACCCTCTGATCATTTCAAATTGGAAGTACAGAGTCGGTCTCATGGGGGAACATTGATCGAGATGGTTTTGCAAAACCCGTTGGAccgagagaaagaggagactcACACACTCGTGTTGATTGCGTCAGATGGAGGGGAACCACACAGATCAGGGACAGTACGTATTCACATCACTGTGCTAGATGCTAACGACAATGTGCCAGTGTGTAGTCAGCCTGTTTATAAAGCAGATGTTAAGGAGAATTCCCCAGAAGGAACGGTGGTAACCACTGTGAGTGCAAATGACGCAGATAAAGGAGTCAATGGAGAAGTAACATTTTCTTTAGCCCATGTCGCCAGAGAAGCAAAGCAACTTTTTGAAGTAAATGTTAAAACTGGGGAGATTAAAGTTGCAGGTAAACTAgattttgaaaaatctaaaacatatcaATTGGATGTTCAGGCTAGTGACCAAGGAGGATATTCAGATACATGCAACGTTATAATTCAGATAATTGACGAGAATGACAACATCCCTACTATACAACTAATGTCATTTTCTAACTCCATTTCAGAGGATTCTCCTCCAGGCACAACTATAGCTGTTATTAACGTTGATGATGAAGACTCTGATGGTAACGGTGTTGTCAAGTGCTCCATTAACTCTGACATGCCTTTCAAAATCGAGTCTTCATTAACAGGATATTATACTATCGTAACAGATAACTTCTTAGACAGAGAGAGTATTCCTGAGTATAATGTCACCATAACCGTCTCTGACCAAGGCTCCCCGCCTCTAACAAGCACTAAACATATCAATGTAAAAGTGTCTGACGTAAATGACAACCCTCCCAAATTTGACCAATCAGAATATAGCAAGACTGTACCAGAGAACAACTCTCCTGGGTTTTCTGTGTTCACTCTCAGTGCTACTGATGCAGACTGGGGCCAAAACGCGCGGGTTTCTTACTtcctggaggagaaagagataaaTGGGGCAGCTGTGTCTTCGTTAGTGTCAGTAAATGCAGAAAGTGGTGTCATTCACGCAGTGAGGTCGTTTGATTATGAGCAAATCAAGTGGTTTGAATTTAACGTAACTGCTCGTGATGCTGGTTCCCCTCCTCTGAGTTCGGTGGCTACAGTTAAAATAATAGTCCAGGACCAGAACGACAACCCTCCTCAGGTTCTGTACCCAGTCCAGACTGGTGGCTCTCTGGTGGCTGAGATGGTGCCTCGTTCATCAGATGTGGGCTATCTGGTCACTAAAGTGGTGGCTGTTGATGTGGACTCTGGACAGAATGCCTGGCTCTCCTATAGACTGCAGAAAGCCACAGACAGGGCGCTGTTTGAAGTGGGCTTACAGAATGGAGAAATAAGAACTATCCGCCAAGTCACTGATAAAGatgctgtgaaacaaagactgactgTTATAGTGGAGGACAACGGGCAGCCCTCTCGTTCAGCTACAGTCATTGTTAACGTGGCGGTGGCGGACAGCTTCCCTGAAGTGCTGTCTGAGTTCACTGACTTTACACAAGACAAGGAGTACAATGACAACCTGACTTTCTACTTAGTGTTGGCTTTGGCTgtagtttccttcctcttcatcacgtgTTTAGTGGTTATTATATCAGTGAAGATCTACAGATGGAGACAGTCTCGCGTCATGTATCACTCCAATCTCCCTGTGATTCCGTATTATCCACCACGTTACTCAGACACTTTGGGGACAGGGACTCTCCAACACGTGTACAACTACGAGGTGTGCAGGACGACTGACTCCAGAAAGAGTGACTGTAAGTTCGGCGGAGCCGGTAGTCAGAACGTGCTGATAATGGACCCCAGTTCTACAGGAACGATGCAGCGGATACAGAGTGAAAGGAGCATCCTGGATGAACCAGACTCTCCTCTAGAGGTGG ACGCCACGGTTAAATGGCAAGTAAGGGCCTtcatccttgtttttctcattgatGCGACAGTCAGTCAGATCCGTTACTCTGTACCGGAGGAGATGAGAAGGGGGTCCTTTGTAGGAAATGTGGCCGAAGATTTAGGCATCGACGCTAAGAGACTGATGACGGGCGGTGCCCGAATTGTTAGCGGCGATAGCAGCGAGTTTATTAGGCTGGATGCAGACAAAGGGATTCTTGTCGTGGGAGAAAGAATAGATAGAGAGCAGCTCTGCGGCCAGTCCGCGCCCTGCAGCTTAAATTTTGAAATGATTATGATGAATCCAATGCAACTTCATAGCGTTGTTGTGGAAGTGTTGGATGTTAATGATAATGCACCCGTGTTTCATGAGAAAGAAGTTCGTGTAGACATATTAGAATCTGCTCTCCCAGGAACCGAAATATTACAAGAGAGTGCCACCGACCCGGATGTTGGCATCAACGCTTTACACAGTTATACGTTACAgccaacaacacattttaatattaaggTCCTGTCCAGCCCAAACGGTCATAAATATGCTCAGTTGTATCTTTCTACTGCGTTAGACCgcgagaaagaggaaaaaatgctTCTCACGCTAACTGCTTTGGACGGTGGTGAACCACAAAGATCAGGGACACTTAAAATCCATGTAACTGTCCGAGACACAAATGACAACGCTCCGGTTTTTACTCAATCGATTTTCAAGGCGTCTGTTCAGGAAAATGTTCCAAAAGGAGCCTTAGTGGTGAGCTTGAGCGCAACCGATGCGGATGAAGGGATGAATGGCCGTGTCACATACCACTTTAATCGCATGTCTAGTAATGTTGCTGAACTATTTCATCTGGATGAAAACAGCGGCGATTTAACTGTAAACGGTCTGATTGATTATGAggagaataaaatatatgagATTGGTGTGCAAGCAAAAGACCAAGGTGGACAAAGCACATCAACAAATGTTATAATTGAGGTGACGGATGTGAACGACAACGCACCTGTTATAACAGTAACCTCCTTTTCTAGTGCCATCGCTGAGGATTCTCCCAGCGGAACTACTGTGGCTATCATAAACATCAAAGATATAGATTCAGGCAAAAATGGCAAAGTAGACTGCTCAGTTAACGGCAATATCCCGTTTGCAATCCACTCATCTCTAAAGAATTATTTTACTCTAGTAACAAACGGTGTCCTTGACAGAGAGCGTAATCATGATTACAATATCACTTTCACGGCTATGGATGAAGGTAGCCCTCCACTGTCGACTAACACGACAATAACACTTCGAGTGTCAGATGTAAATGATAACGCCCCCATGTTTGAACAGAGTTATTATGAAGCTCGTGTCATGGAGAATAACGCCCCaggattatcatttttttccgtTAAAGCACACGACTCTGACTCGGGGCAAAACGCACGAGTGTCTTACCTGCTTATTGATACTCAGGTAAACGGTAACCCAATATCCGCTTACATATCTGTTAACGCAGAAAGTGGAGTTATACAGGCAGTTCGATCATTTGACTATGAGCAAATTAAAACTCTAAATATTTTCGTAAAAGGACAGGATGGAGGTTCCCCGCCTTTAAGCAGCAATACCAccgttaaaataaatattcaagaTCAGAACGACAACCCTCCTCAGGTTCTGTACCCAGTCCAGACTGGTGGCTCTCTGGTGGCTGAGATGGTGCCTCGTTCATCAGATGTGGGCTATCTGGTCACTAAAGTGGTGGCTGTTGATGTGGACTCTGGACAGAATGCCTGGCTCTCCTATAGACTGCAGAAAGCCACAGACAGGGCGCTGTTTGAAGTGGGCTTACAGAATGGAGAAATAAGAACTATCCGCCAAGTCACTGATAAAGatgctgtgaaacaaagactgactgTTATAGTGGAGGACAACGGGCAGCCCTCTCGTTCAGCTACAGTCATTGTTAACGTGGCGGTGGCGGACAGCTTCCCTGAAGTGCTGTCTGAGTTCACTGACTTTACACAAGACAAGGAGTACAATGACAACCTGACTTTCTACTTAGTGTTGGCTTTGGCTgtagtttccttcctcttcatcacgtgTTTAGTGGTTATTATATCAGTGAAGATCTACAGGTGGAGACAGTCTCGCGTCATGTATCACTCCAATCTCCCTGTGATTCCGTATTATCCACCACGTTACTCAGACACTTTGGGGACAGGGACTCTCCAACACGTGTACAACTACGAGGTGTGCAGGACGACTGACTCCAGAAAGAGTGACTGTAAGTTCGGCGGAGCCGGTAGTCAGAACGTGCTGATAATGGACCCCAGTTCTACAGGAACGATGCAGCGGATACAGAGTGAAAGGAGCATCCTGGATGAACCAGACTCTCCTCTAGAGGTGAGGCCTTTGAAATATTGA
- the LOC129090494 gene encoding protocadherin gamma-A7-like: MAFGKSPCGKGRLNCRSVWSFLLFFGCLSHIVSGQIRYAIPEELKKGSLIGNVAQDLGLDVQRLRSGRARIVTRQSIQYTELKTDKGVLVVNERIDREQLCGDVTPCSFSFEVILENPMELHPVKLMIQDQNDNPPQVLYPVQTGGSLVAEMVPRSADVGYLVTKVVAVDVDSGQNAWLSYKLQKATDRALFEVGLQNGEIRTIRQVTDKDAVKQRLTVIVEDNGQPSRSATVIVNVAVADSFPEVLSEFTDFTQDKEYNDNLTFYLVLALAVVSFLFITCLVVIISVKIYRWRQSRVMYHSNLPVIPYYPPRYSDTLGTGTLQHVYNYEVCRTTDSRKSDCKFGQAGSQNVLIMDPSSTGTMQRIQSERSILDEPDSPLEVRHNPLRV, encoded by the exons aTGGCGTTTGGAAAATCTCCTTGCGGAAAAGGGCGTTTGAATTGCAGGTCAGTGTGGTCGTTTCTGCTGTTCTTTGGCTGTCTCAGTCACATCGTGTCCGGTCAAATCAGATATGCAATTCCCGAGGAGCTGAAAAAGGGGTCACTTATCGGTAACGTGGCACAAGACCTTGGTTTAGATGTGCAAAGGCTTCGTTCTGGCCGTGCCCGTATTGTGACAAGACAAAGCATCCAGTACACCGAGCTGAAAACAGACAAAGGCGTTTTAGTCGTCAACGAGAGAATAGACCGAGAGCAGCTTTGTGGAGACGTAACACCGTGCAGCTTCAGCTTTGAGGTGATTTTAGAAAACCCTATGGAGTTGCATC CTGTCAAACTAATGATCCAGGACCAGAACGACAACCCTCCTCAGGTTCTGTACCCAGTCCAGACTGGTGGCTCTCTGGTGGCTGAGATGGTGCCTCGTTCAGCAGATGTGGGCTATCTGGTCACTAAAGTGGTGGCTGTTGATGTGGACTCTGGACAGAATGCCTGGCTCTCCTATAAACTGCAGAAAGCCACAGACAGGGCGCTGTTTGAAGTGGGCTTACAGAATGGAGAAATAAGAACTATCCGCCAAGTCACTGATAAAGatgctgtgaaacaaagactgactgTTATAGTGGAGGACAACGGGCAGCCCTCTCGTTCAGCTACAGTCATTGTTAACGTGGCGGTGGCGGACAGCTTCCCTGAAGTGCTGTCTGAGTTCACTGACTTTACACAAGACAAGGAGTACAATGACAACCTGACTTTCTACTTAGTGCTGGCTTTGGCTgtagtttccttcctcttcatcacgtgTTTAGTGGTTATTATATCAGTGAAGATCTACAGATGGAGACAGTCTCGCGTCATGTATCACTCCAATCTCCCTGTGATTCCGTATTATCCACCACGTTACTCAGACACTTTGGGGACAGGGACTCTCCAACACGTGTACAACTACGAGGTGTGCAGGACGACTGACTCCAGAAAGAGTGACTGTAAGTTTGGCCAAGCCGGTAGTCAGAATGTGCTGATAATGGACCCCAGTTCTACAGGAACGATGCAGCGGATACAGAGTGAAAGGAGCATCCTGGATGAACCAGACTCTCCTCTAGAGGTGAGGCACAATCCTTTACGTGTTTAG
- the LOC129090495 gene encoding protocadherin beta-16-like, whose amino-acid sequence MISTINGQIRYSIPEEMKKGSLIGNVAQDLGLDLRRLRSGRARIVTGENNQYTELKTDKGILVVNERIDREELCGDVTPCSFSFEIILENPIELHTVTILIQDQNDNPPQVLYPVQTGGSLVAEMVPRSADVGYLVTKVVAVDVDSGQNAWLSYRLQKATDRALFEVGLQNGEIRTIRQVTDKDAVKQRLTVIVEDNGQPSRSATVIVNVAVADSFPEVLSEFTDFTQDKEYNDNLTFYLVLALAVVSFLFITCLVVIISVKIYRWRQSRVMYHSNLPVIPYYPPRYSDTLGTGTLQHVYNYEVCRTTDSRKSDCKFGGAGSQNVLIMDPSSTGTMQRIQSERSILDEPDSPLEVGFVFL is encoded by the exons ATGATTTCCACTATCAATGGTCAAATCCGCTACTCAATACcggaggagatgaagaaaggTTCTCTTATCGGCAATGTAGCTCAGGACCTGGGTTTGGATCTGAGGAGGCTCCGTTCTGGGCGGGCCCGTATCGTGACCGGAGAAAACAATCAGTACACCGAgctaaaaacagacaaagggaTTCTAGTCGTGAATGAGAGAATCGACCGAGAAGAGCTCTGTGGAGACGTTACACCATGCAGCTTCAGCTTCGAAATTATTTTGGAAAATCCAATTGAACTGCAC ACTGTAACCATACTGATCCAGGACCAGAACGACAACCCTCCTCAGGTTCTGTACCCAGTCCAGACTGGTGGCTCTCTGGTGGCTGAGATGGTGCCTCGTTCAGCAGATGTGGGCTATCTGGTCACTAAAGTGGTGGCTGTTGATGTGGACTCTGGACAGAATGCCTGGCTCTCCTATAGACTGCAGAAAGCCACAGACAGGGCGCTGTTTGAAGTGGGCTTACAGAATGGAGAAATAAGAACTATCCGCCAAGTCACTGATAAAGatgctgtgaaacaaagactgactgTTATAGTGGAGGACAACGGGCAGCCCTCTCGTTCAGCTACAGTCATTGTTAACGTGGCGGTGGCGGACAGCTTCCCTGAAGTGCTGTCTGAGTTCACTGACTTTACACAAGACAAGGAGTACAATGACAACCTGACTTTCTACTTAGTGTTGGCTTTGGCTgtagtttccttcctcttcatcacgtgTTTAGTGGTTATTATATCAGTGAAGATCTACAGATGGAGACAGTCTCGCGTCATGTATCACTCCAATCTCCCTGTGATTCCGTATTATCCACCACGTTACTCAGACACTTTGGGGACAGGGACTCTCCAACACGTGTACAACTACGAGGTGTGCAGGACGACTGACTCCAGAAAGAGTGACTGTAAGTTCGGCGGAGCCGGTAGTCAGAACGTGCTGATAATGGACCCCAGTTCTACAGGGACGATGCAGCGGATACAGAGTGAAAGGAGCATCCTGGACGAACCAGACTCTCCTTTAGAGGTTGGCTTTGTCTTTTTATAA
- the LOC129089899 gene encoding protocadherin gamma-A2-like, translating into MSDRTMTREVGLLLLISVLALSSVFGQVSYSIPEEMPKGSLVGNIAQDLGLDVKRLKSGKARIYTGEGTEYIELNKERGVLVIKERIDREALCGQTTPCALAFQIILENPMQFYSITVEITDINDNSPGFKNNEIKFEISEIAQIGSKFVLEKAVDVDVGINGLRGYSLTSSDTFTLNPYRIGSSRNVEMVLKKHLDREKQERLSLVLTASDGGDPQLSGTMQIAITVLDANDNAPVCIQAEYKTSVKENALKGAVLTTVSASDADEGPHGHIQYSISNVPEGALELFYVDKENGVVTLMGRLDYEKFTHYEIDVQASDKGGNSDVCKVIIEVLDTNDNPPAINIMSTSSSISEDVKPGTVLTMMNVQDPDSDENGKVHCVLNEIVHFTITSTSNNFFTLVTDSELDRETVSQYNITVTCSDEGEPSLSSSVTLTLQISDVNDNAPVFERSSYEAYIVENNTPGLSIFTVKARDADWNQNARVSYILEDSSVNGVPVSSYVSVSADSGVIHAVRSFDYEQIKDFHFRVKAQDGGSPPLSSNVTVKVMIQDQNDNPPQVLYPVQTGGSLVAEMVPRSADVGYLVTKVVAVDVDSGQNAWLSYKLQKATDRALFEVGLQNGEIRTIRQVTDKDAVKQRLTVIVEDNGQPSRSATVIVNVAVADSFPEVLSEFTDFTQDKEYNDNLTFYLVLALAVVSFLFITCLVVIISVKIYRWRQSRVMYHSNLPVIPYYPPRYSDTLGTGTLQHVYNYEVCRTTDSRKSDCKFGGAGSQNVLIMDPSSTGTMQRIQSERSILDEPDSPLEVSFP; encoded by the coding sequence ATGTCGGACAGAACAATGACACGGGAAGTAGGACTACTGCTGTTAATCTCTGTTCTGGCTCTCAGCTCGGTTTTCGGGCAGGTTAGCTACTCTATTCCTGAGGAAATGCCGAAAGGATCTTTGGTCGGTAACATAGCACAAGATTTAGGTTTAGATGTGAAGCGTCTGAAATCAGGGAAAGCTCGTATATATACAGGAGAAGGTACAGAATACATCGAGCTGAATAAAGAAAGGGGAGTCCTTGTAATCAAAGAACGGATAGACAGAGAGGCGCTCTGTGGACAGACGACGCCCTGTGCTCTTGCTTTTCAAATAATTCTGGAGAATCCTATGCAATTTTACAGCATCACTGTCGAGATCACTGATATTAACGATAACTCTCCCggttttaaaaacaatgaaattaaattcGAAATTAGTGAAATAGCTCAAATTGGATCCAAATTTGTCTTAGAAAAGGCTGTTGACGTCGATGTGGGTATCAATGGGCTCCGGGGTTATTCACTCACTTCGAGCGACACATTCACGTTAAACCCTTATAGAATTGGCAGCAGTCGAAATGTTGAGATGGTTTTAAAGAAGCATCTTGACCGAGAGAAACAGGAGCGGCTGTCTTTAGTATTGACTGCTTCAGATGGTGGCGACCCGCAGCTCTCTGGAACGATGCAAATTGCCATTACTGTCCTGGACGCAAATGATAATGCACCTGTTTGTATTCAAGCAGAGTATAAGACTAGCGTAAAAGAAAACGCGTTGAAAGGAGCTGTTCTAACCACGGTCAGCGCATCTGATGCAGATGAAGGTCCGCATGGGCACATACAATATTCAATTTCTAATGTTCCAGAGGGCGCACTTGAACTGTTTTATGTTGATAAAGAAAATGGCGTTGTTACGTTAATGGGACGGCTTGATTATGAGAAATTTACGCATTATGAGATAGACGTCCAAGCATCAGATAAAGGTGGTAACTCAGATGTATGTAAAGTTATTATTGAGGTGTTGGACACAAACGATAACCCACCAGCTATTAATATTATGTCAACGTCATCCAGTATATCTGAGGATGTTAAGCCAGGCACAGTTCTGACAATGATGAACGTTCAGGATCCAGATTCCgatgaaaatggaaaagtcCACTGCGTTTTAAATGAAATTGTTCATTTTACGATTACGTCAACGTCCAATAATTTCTTTACTCTAGTAACCGACAGTGAattagacagagagacagtctcTCAGTATAATATAACGGTGACCTGCTCTGATGAGGGAGAGCCCTCCCTCTCCAGCAGCGTCACTCTCACCTTGCAGATCTCTGATGTGAATGATAACGCGCCTGTCTTTGAGAGGAGCTCATATGAGGCCTACATTGTAGAAAACAACACACCAGGTCTCTCTATATTCACAGTGAAAGCCAGAGACGCTGACTGGAACCAGAATGCCCGTGTTTCTTACATACTGGAGGACTCCTCTGTTAACGGAGTGCCAGTCTCCTCATATGTGTCCGTTAGTGCTGATAGTGGAGTCATCCATGCAGTGCGCTCTTTTGACTACGAGCAGATCAAAGATTTCCACTTCCGCGTCAAAGCGCAGGATGGAGGCTCCCCTCCACTCAGTAGCAATGTGACTGTGAAAGTAATGATCCAGGACCAGAACGACAACCCTCCTCAGGTTCTGTACCCAGTCCAGACTGGTGGCTCTCTGGTGGCTGAGATGGTGCCTCGTTCAGCAGATGTGGGCTATCTGGTCACTAAAGTGGTGGCTGTTGATGTGGACTCTGGACAGAATGCCTGGCTCTCCTATAAACTGCAGAAAGCCACAGACAGGGCGCTGTTTGAAGTGGGCTTACAGAATGGAGAAATAAGAACTATCCGCCAAGTCACTGATAAAGatgctgtgaaacaaagactgactgTTATAGTGGAGGACAACGGGCAGCCCTCTCGTTCAGCTACAGTCATTGTTAACGTGGCGGTGGCGGACAGCTTCCCTGAAGTGCTGTCTGAGTTCACTGACTTTACACAAGACAAGGAGTACAATGACAACCTGACTTTCTACTTAGTGTTGGCTTTGGCTgtagtttccttcctcttcatcacgtgTTTAGTGGTTATTATATCAGTGAAGATCTACAGGTGGAGACAGTCTCGCGTCATGTATCACTCCAATCTCCCTGTGATTCCGTATTATCCACCACGTTACTCAGACACTTTGGGGACAGGGACTCTCCAACACGTGTACAACTACGAGGTGTGCAGGACGACTGACTCCAGAAAGAGTGACTGTAAGTTCGGCGGAGCCGGTAGTCAGAACGTGCTGATAATGGACCCCAGTTCTACAGGGACGATGCAGCGGATACAGAGTGAAAGGAGCATCCTGGATGAACCAGACTCTCCTCTAGAGGTTAGTTTCCCATAG